The following coding sequences lie in one Musa acuminata AAA Group cultivar baxijiao chromosome BXJ1-8, Cavendish_Baxijiao_AAA, whole genome shotgun sequence genomic window:
- the LOC103995238 gene encoding beta-1,3-galactosyltransferase 7, producing MRGRSGGCDRRVSFRWIVILCLCSFALGMLLTDKFWTVPDVNNPIVSSRRKTEQELQIISEDCTTKRKHADDKDVMGEVTRTHEAIQSLDKAISTLQMELAAKRSARELISEDGSPSIDASRRPRKKAFVVIGINTAFSSRKRRDSVRATWMPQGEKLQQLEREKGIVVRFMIGHSATSHSILDKAIDSEEAQHNDFLRLAHVEGYHELSAKTKIFFSTAVATWDAEFYVKVDDDVHLNLGMLATTLARHRSKPRTYIGCMKSGPVLSDKNVKYHEPEYWKFGEEGNKYFRHATGQIYAVSKDLATYISINHPILHKYANEDVSLGSWFIGLEVEHIDERSMCCGTPPDCEWKAQAGNVCIASFDWSCSGICKSVEKIKDVHERCGEGDGAVWSALF from the exons ATGAGGGGGCGGAGCGGTGGCTGCGATCGGAGAGTGTCCTTCCGATGGATCGTCATTCTCTGCCTCTGTAGCTTCGCTCTCGGAATGCTCCTCACGGACAA GTTTTGGACGGTCCCGGATGTCAACAACCCTATCGTCTCGAGCAGGCGGAAGACGGAACAAGAGCTGCAGATCATCTCGGAAGATTGTACCACCAAAAGA AAGCATGCGGACGATAAGGATGTGATGGGGGAGGTCACCAGGACCCATGAAGCCATACA ATCTTTGGATAAGGCGATCTCCACGCTGCAGATGGAGCTTGCTGCGAAGCGGAGCGCCCGGGAGCTGATCAGCGAGGACGGCTCCCCGTCGATCGATGCCTCCAGGCGGCCGCGGAAGAAGGCTTTTGTGGTGATAGGGATCAACACCGCATTTAGCAGCAGGAAGAGGAGGGATTCGGTCAGAGCGACGTGGATGCCCCAAG GTGAAAAGCTTCAACAGCTAGAACGCGAAAAAGGAATTGTTGTTCGTTTCATGATTGGCCACAG TGCGACATCTCACAGTATTCTAGATAAGGCTATTGATTCAGAGGAAGCTCAGCACAATGACTTTCTCAGGCTG GCACATGTGGAAGGTTACCATGAACTTTCTGCAAAAACAAAAATATTCTTTTCCACTGCAGTTGCCACATGGGATGCTGAATTCTACGTCAAGGTGGATGATGATGTCCATTTGAATCTAG GTATGCTAGCCACAACTCTTGCTCGACACAGATCAAAGCCCAGAACGTACATTGGATGCATGAAGTCTGGGCCAGTACTTTCTGACAA AAATGTGAAGTACCATGAACCTGAATATTGGAAGTTTGGAGAAGAAGGAAACAAGTACTTTCGCCATGCTACTGGGCAGATATATGCTGTCTCAAAAGATCTGGCTACTTACATCTCAATCAACCA TCCAATACTTCACAAGTATGCCAATGAAGATGTATCATTAGGCTCATGGTTCATCGGACTGGAAGTCGAACATATTGATGAGAGGAGTATGTGCTGTGGAACGCCACCAG ACTGCGAGTGGAAGGCCCAGGCAGGAAACGTATGTATTGCATCATTCGACTGGAGTTGCAGCGGTATATGCAAATCGGTGGAGAAGATAAAGGATGTCCATGAAAGATGTGGTGAAGGAGATGGAGCTGTTTGGAGTGCTTTATTCTAA